Part of the Imperialibacter roseus genome, TGGCAAAACCCTGGGCATTCTCGGCCTGGGCAACATTGGCAAGAAAGTGGCGGCCATGGGCGTTGCTTTTGGTATGAAGGTGATTTACTGGGATCAAGCTGAAGCTCCTAATGTACCCTACCCCTTCAAATCATTTGAAGAGGTAATTACCGAAGCGGATGTCATCACCCTCCATGTGCCGCTTTTACCTGCCACAAAGGAGCTTATCAATGCCGCAACACTCAGTAAGATGAAAAAAAGTGCCTTGCTGATCAACACCGCCCGTGGGCCGATTATCGATCAGCGGGCCCTATACGAGGCCCTAAAGAGCGGCGCTATTGCTGGCTTTGCTGCTGACGTGTTAACCGAGGAGCCACCTGCCAAAGATGAGCCTTTGCTCACACAACCCAATGCCCTTATTACCGCCCATGTCGGTAGCCTCACCACCCGCACCTATACCAAAATGTGCGTAGACACTGTGAATAATGTGCTGGCCATTGTGAGAGGGCAGCAGCCAATGGAGGGATGCGTTTTTAACTGGAAGGAGTTGGGTGACAGCTAATTTGGGCAGAGTCATAGAATGGCCTCTGAAAAAGGCTGCCACTTCATAACATGCCCTCCAGCGGACAACGTCCACCCCAGGTGCCTTCAGACAGAATTGGCCGAAACCTTGCAAACAATTCTTCTTTGT contains:
- a CDS encoding hydroxyacid dehydrogenase, encoding MYNILLLETVADEALDILEKAADVNILAAYEPGFDLSGISNHTVDGIITRGKGQVNQALMDACPSLQVAGRCGVGLDNLDVAYATSKGIKIVNAPGSNAQTIAEHTLSLMMMLQRNLYRSVAEVKAGNWAWRNQFEGDEIYGKTLGILGLGNIGKKVAAMGVAFGMKVIYWDQAEAPNVPYPFKSFEEVITEADVITLHVPLLPATKELINAATLSKMKKSALLINTARGPIIDQRALYEALKSGAIAGFAADVLTEEPPAKDEPLLTQPNALITAHVGSLTTRTYTKMCVDTVNNVLAIVRGQQPMEGCVFNWKELGDS